In Opitutaceae bacterium, the sequence ATGTGACCACCGCACTCGCGCTCGCAGCGGATGCGACTGTGACACGGGATGAGCGGTGGTTTGATGTGAGGCAGTAGTCAGGAGCCGGTAGCCGGTAGCCAGTAGCCAGTAGCCAGTAGCCGGGAGCCAGTAGCCAGGAGCCGGGAGCGAGCTTGTGGTGAGTAGTGTTGGTTCGCTAACGGCTACTGTTTGAGAACGAGATGTGGTGAGTGGTGAGTGGTGAGCGTCCTTCTAGGCACCAAATGTGCCTGGGTGGGGTGAGTGGTTATCGTGCGCTAACGTCCATTGTTCGGGAAGCAGATGTGGAGAGTGGTGAGCGTCCGATGCGTCACGACACCTCGTGTTCGAATGTGCGCCAAGGGCCCACCAGCCGCTAAACCACAGCCGTACTGGAGCTCTGGTGAATCACACGGAGCTCACCACTCACCACACCCACCCTTTGCAAAACAAAGCCTACTAAATCAAGACCACTCACCACACCCGATCACGAGATCGCAACAAACAGCGATCCGGAACCACTCACCACACCCCGGCTACTGGCTACTGGCCACTCACTACTCGCTACCGGCTCCCGTCTCCTCTCCACACAGGCAACACCTCACTCGTCTGGACCCAGCCAGTGTCGCCGTTGCGGAAGCGGATCTCGGTCCAGCTCAGAAAACTTCGTTGTGCAGTCGCGACGGTGCCCGCTTCAAGGGAGGCTTTGCGTTGTTCCGCATCGGCATCCGTTGGCACGGAAAAGAGGCTTGTCTCGCGCCAGACCAGTACCGCCCGGGGATCGCGATAGGTCCCGTAGTGAGCCCATGAATACAACGCAATCGGTAGTCCGAGAAGGCCGGCGAGGGCAAGGCTCCCGGCCGCGATGCGCATCCACTTGGGAGCGAAGCCAAGTCGAACGAGTAACAGTAAAATGATACCGACCGAGACCGCTGCCGCGGCTGCAAGTCCGGCAAGCTGCCAGCCACGCGGCGTGAACGTGCGCACCAGGCCGGCGGTCGCGGTGTCCGCGATCAACGGCTCGACCTCCTGCGGTGTGAACGCAGGTTGCGACAGGCAATAGCGCAGCTGGCGCAAGGTTCCCGGCTGGTCGGGAGCCTGCAAGAACGCGAGCGTGGCGTGGGCGGTCGCCTCCTGCCATTGTGCCTGTTGCGACAGGGCGAGCGAAAGATTGAGATGGGCAGACGACAGGAGAGGCTCCCGTTCCAACGCCGTGCGCCACGCTGCTTCCGCCGCAACGAAATCACCTCGGTCATAGGCAGCGAGGCCCTTGGCGAGGTGGTTGTCTTCGGCCCAGAGGTCTGTCGTCGGCAGGACCGCCGCCAGGGCGAGGAGAGCAGCCGGCCACCACGAGCGCGGCTTCGCGAGCGCGGACCACGCGAATGCAGCGGGCGGAAGTTTCTCGAGAGCGGCGCGTGCGCGCTCGGGCCAATCCGCGGGCAAGCTCGCAGCTCGCCCGAAACGGCACGCTTCGGCCTCAAGCCAGCACTTCCTAAGCTCGGGATGTGCCTCCAGGGCCGCGGCACCTGGGTAGGCGGATGGAAGTTCCAGCGCCTGGATCACCGCGGCCTGCCAGTCTGCAAGTAGCGGGAGGGCGGCGGGCGCCGCGCGCTGCTCGGAGAGCGACGAGCAGAGCTCGAGTGCGCGAAGGCGCGCGGCGCGGGCGGGGCGGCGTGGATCGAGACGGCGCGCGCGCGCGGTCGCGAGGAGCGCCCAGGCAGGAAGCACGAGCACAAAGGGCAGCGCGCCCAGGGCGAGGAGCCAGGAGCGACCCGCGAAGGGAGCGCGCGCGGGCACAGCGGCTTCGAGCGCCCCGCCAGGGACCGGAGCGGGCAATCCGGGAGGCGCGGATGCGGAGGCGCGAGGCGCCTGGCCCGCGCCGGGACCGCCGCCGCCCGGCTGCGCGGTGGCCGACACGATTGTGACCGTGTGCGCCGGGGTGCGAATTGTGCGATACTCTCCGGCCTTGGGATCAAACACCGTCCATTCGAAGGGACCGAAGGTGTAGGTGCCCGGCGCCGTTGGGACCAAAACGACGTCTTCCTCGAGTGTGGCGTCGAACAGTTTGCCCTGGCCGCTGTTCTTTTTCGGTTGTGTCTGTACGGCACGAAATTGCGTGCTGACCTCCCGCGACGGGAGACCTGTGATCTCGGGCCAGTTGCCCGTGCCCGAAGCGGTCAGCGTCCAGGTCACTGGCTCGCCCACCTGCGCACGCTCCGGCACCACCTTTGACTTCAATTCGAAATCGCCCACCGCGCCTGTAAAGGTTGCCGGTGCACCTGCGGGAAGGGGCTTTACCCTCACCGTCGCGGGAGCAGTCGTGATGGCGAATTGCTCGAGGTTGGGAGAAGTAAAGAAACCGAAGGCTGAGGTGCCGGTAACAATGTTGATGAGCTGGGTGCCTGGAGCGAGGTTCACCGTCCCGGGAGTCGCAGCGAACGCCCGCGATGCCTTGCGCAGGACGATCTGCTTTTCTCCTCCGCTCAGCACATTCTCCGCTGACAGCTGCGGCCAGTCTTCAAGGACGAGCGGTGCCGGGTCCCAAGTGAGGTCGCTCGCGGCCTGGTGCAGGTATCGCCGCAGTGCGGTCAGGCGGTACTCAATCGGGAACACCTCGCCCCGCCAGACTTCCACAGGGACTCGAAACTCGGAGCGCGCCACCGAATCGAGGGGAATGGACCCGCCTGCTGCCGCCGCCTGGCTCACGGAAAAGGTGGCGGCAGGCACGGTCACCGCACCCTTGTCTGTCTTCACCCGAAACGAGGGAAGCGTGAGGGTGGTCTCCCGGGTTGGCCGGACGTTGAAACCAAGGATCGTGGATTGCGTCACACGCCCATTGACGATGTTGGTACTGGACATCTGGCCTGCCGGAGAAAGCACAAGGCCGTCCACTGTCGGCACCTTGACCTCTTCCTGGGGATCGCAGTCGACAAACACGAGCTGCAGCTCGGACGACCGATTGAGCGCAAGGCTGCCACCCGAAGGCTCCCAGCGGGCGCTTTGGGCCCCGAGCGTCGCAACCAAAATCAGGAGAAGGAGTAGGTGACGGCAGAGTGACACGGAGTTTATACGTTAGGAAAGGGGAGTTGATGCGGTGTTGAGCCAGGCCAAGCCGCTAGGCCGAGCCGGCAAGGCAGAGCCGCTAGGCTTAGGAGCCAAGGCAAAGCCGCCAGGCCAAGCCGGCAAGGCAGAGGTGCAAGGCGAAGCAGCAAGGTGGAGTTGCGGGGGGATGGGAGCTTTGTATTCACCAGTCCTTGTCGACCTCGCGGTTGTCCTGGTCGCGGTTGAGTTGTTTGTGGAACTCCATCGGCTTGTCCTGTCCCTTTAGCTGGTCGAGCTTCTGCTGCGGAGCCGTGAGCCTCGGGTCTCCCGGGGTGGGAGTTGCCCGCTTGGGGGACCCTCCCACCTTCTGGGTCTCGGATTTTTGGGGGGGACGTTTTTCCTCCCCGCCCGGTGGAGGTGGAGAAGGCTGCTGGCCTCCTTGGGGAGGCGGAGACGGCTGCTGTTGTTGCTGCTGCTGCTGTTGTTGCTGTTCGGGAGGAGGCGTGGGAGAGGGCGGTGGGGTGGGGGTTGGGGAGGGGGTGAGGTAGACCTCGAGCTTGTCGCGCAGCTCCTGCCATGGCGCGGCTGCGGGAGCCTGCGCTTCCCCCGTGGCGACCGCTGCGAGAGCATCCCGTATCGCCTGTGTGGATACGATTCCCTTGGAGTCAGCCCGGCGGCGCGCGTAATCAAGGGTCATCCGCGCGTAGCGTTCCCAGTCCTTCGCCTCCACCTGGTCCTGCCTGCTGAGGTTGCGGGAAAGTGCGACGAGT encodes:
- a CDS encoding BatD family protein; the protein is MSLCRHLLLLLILVATLGAQSARWEPSGGSLALNRSSELQLVFVDCDPQEEVKVPTVDGLVLSPAGQMSSTNIVNGRVTQSTILGFNVRPTRETTLTLPSFRVKTDKGAVTVPAATFSVSQAAAAGGSIPLDSVARSEFRVPVEVWRGEVFPIEYRLTALRRYLHQAASDLTWDPAPLVLEDWPQLSAENVLSGGEKQIVLRKASRAFAATPGTVNLAPGTQLINIVTGTSAFGFFTSPNLEQFAITTAPATVRVKPLPAGAPATFTGAVGDFELKSKVVPERAQVGEPVTWTLTASGTGNWPEITGLPSREVSTQFRAVQTQPKKNSGQGKLFDATLEEDVVLVPTAPGTYTFGPFEWTVFDPKAGEYRTIRTPAHTVTIVSATAQPGGGGPGAGQAPRASASAPPGLPAPVPGGALEAAVPARAPFAGRSWLLALGALPFVLVLPAWALLATARARRLDPRRPARAARLRALELCSSLSEQRAAPAALPLLADWQAAVIQALELPSAYPGAAALEAHPELRKCWLEAEACRFGRAASLPADWPERARAALEKLPPAAFAWSALAKPRSWWPAALLALAAVLPTTDLWAEDNHLAKGLAAYDRGDFVAAEAAWRTALEREPLLSSAHLNLSLALSQQAQWQEATAHATLAFLQAPDQPGTLRQLRYCLSQPAFTPQEVEPLIADTATAGLVRTFTPRGWQLAGLAAAAAVSVGIILLLLVRLGFAPKWMRIAAGSLALAGLLGLPIALYSWAHYGTYRDPRAVLVWRETSLFSVPTDADAEQRKASLEAGTVATAQRSFLSWTEIRFRNGDTGWVQTSEVLPVWRGDGSR